A region of Planococcus sp. MSAK28401 DNA encodes the following proteins:
- a CDS encoding glycine betaine ABC transporter substrate-binding protein, producing the protein MNKSLKLIPLLITMLILSACSGVTGKEVTVGGKNFTEQYILSEMTAFLLVEEGFKVNQMNNLGSSVVRSALENGQVDLMWEYTGTALITYMGEESIADPEAAFQKVKELDSENGIHWMNMSEVNNTYALAMTSERSEELGIESISDLADYINENPGELSMAADAEFANRSDGLPGVEETYGFEFGSGQVNQMDIGLTQRSLDNGQVDVSVAFETDATIRSYDLVVLEDDQRFFPPYRAAVSINQEVLEEYPEIEEITARLANSLNSDIMRELNYYVDVEGQSVSVVAYDWLVENGFLEE; encoded by the coding sequence GTGAATAAATCACTTAAACTTATCCCGCTGCTGATTACCATGCTGATCTTGTCCGCCTGTTCAGGCGTGACAGGAAAAGAAGTGACAGTCGGGGGCAAAAACTTTACAGAACAATATATCTTGTCTGAGATGACGGCTTTCTTGTTAGTGGAAGAAGGATTCAAAGTCAATCAAATGAACAATCTCGGCAGCAGTGTGGTCCGTTCCGCACTCGAAAACGGCCAAGTGGATCTGATGTGGGAATACACGGGAACAGCGCTCATTACGTATATGGGCGAAGAATCCATCGCGGACCCTGAAGCTGCGTTCCAAAAGGTCAAAGAACTCGACAGCGAGAACGGCATCCATTGGATGAATATGTCGGAAGTTAATAACACCTATGCGCTCGCCATGACAAGCGAACGGTCGGAAGAACTCGGCATTGAATCGATCAGCGACCTCGCCGATTATATCAATGAAAATCCAGGGGAGCTGTCGATGGCGGCTGATGCTGAATTCGCCAACCGTTCAGATGGCTTGCCGGGTGTTGAAGAAACTTATGGCTTTGAATTCGGTTCCGGACAGGTCAACCAGATGGATATTGGATTGACGCAGCGCTCGCTCGACAATGGTCAAGTCGATGTGTCGGTAGCTTTTGAAACGGATGCGACGATCAGAAGTTATGATCTCGTCGTTTTGGAAGACGATCAACGATTCTTTCCGCCTTACCGGGCAGCCGTGTCGATCAACCAAGAAGTACTGGAAGAATACCCTGAAATTGAAGAAATTACGGCGCGCTTGGCCAATAGCCTGAACAGCGACATCATGAGAGAACTCAATTATTATGTAGACGTTGAAGGACAGAGCGTTTCCGTCGTCGCTTATGATTGGCTTGTGGAAAATGGTTTTCTGGAAGAATAA